Below is a window of Yersinia kristensenii DNA.
CACTTTCTTACGCAACACACCGGCACCCATCGCACTGGAACCCATACCGGCATCACAGGCAACAATGATTTTCCGCACAGTGCTCAAGTCACCCGCAGCCGCTGCTGCATTGGCTGCTTGTGCGCCTTTAGATTGCGCTTTCATGTCTTGCATACGGCGAGTTGCATCTTCCAGGCTGTCTTCTTCTTCGTCTTTGGCTTTAGACGTTTTCAGCAAGATAGCTGACACCACGAAGGACACCGCAAACGCAGCAGCAACCGCCGCAATGTTGGCAAAATAAGCCCCTTTTGGTGTCATTGCCAATACTGCCAGGATAGAACCCGGAGACGCTGGAGATACCAGGCCGCCATTCAACAGAGTCAGCGTAAACACGCCAGTCATACCGCCCAGAATCACCGCCAGCAATAAACGTGGGTTCATCAAAACGTATGGGAAATAGATTTCGTGGATACCACCGAAGAAGTGGATGATAGCCGCGCCGCCAGCAGATTGCTTGGCGTTACCTTTGCCGAAGAACATATAAGCCATTAACACACCCAAACCAGGGCCTGGGTTAGCTTCAATCAGGAAGAAGATAGACTTACCGGTTTCAGTCGCCTGCTGGATACCCAGCGGTGAGAAGATACCGTGGTTGATAGCGTTATTCAGGAACAGGATTTTGGCCGGTTCAACAAAGATTGACGTCAGTGGCAGCAGGTTATTCTGCACCATGATGTGCACGCCAGCAGCCAGTGCTTTAGACAACACTTCTACCAAGGGGCCAATCGCCATAAAGGCTAGAATAGCCAGCAGCATCCCGATAATACCGGCTGAGAAGTTGTTAACCAGCATCTCAAAGCCGCTTTTGATTTTACCTTCAACCCAGCGGTCAAAGTGTTTGATTGCCCAGCCACCCAATGGCCCTGCAATCATTGCACCGAGGAACATTGGCATATCAGCACCAACGATAACCCCCATGGTGGTGATAGCACCCACCACACCACCGCGGTCACCACCGACCAAACGGCCACCGGTAAAACCGATCAGCAGTGGTAACAGGTAGGTGATCATCGGGC
It encodes the following:
- a CDS encoding PTS mannitol transporter subunit IICBA, which encodes MFSPDAKVRVQNFGRFLSNMVMPNIGAFIAWGIITALFIPTGWLPNETLAKLVGPMITYLLPLLIGFTGGRLVGGDRGGVVGAITTMGVIVGADMPMFLGAMIAGPLGGWAIKHFDRWVEGKIKSGFEMLVNNFSAGIIGMLLAILAFMAIGPLVEVLSKALAAGVHIMVQNNLLPLTSIFVEPAKILFLNNAINHGIFSPLGIQQATETGKSIFFLIEANPGPGLGVLMAYMFFGKGNAKQSAGGAAIIHFFGGIHEIYFPYVLMNPRLLLAVILGGMTGVFTLTLLNGGLVSPASPGSILAVLAMTPKGAYFANIAAVAAAFAVSFVVSAILLKTSKAKDEEEDSLEDATRRMQDMKAQSKGAQAANAAAAAGDLSTVRKIIVACDAGMGSSAMGAGVLRKKVQDAGLKHISVTNCAINNLPEDVDLVITHRDLTERAMRHAPQAQHISLTNFLDSQLYTNLTARLVEVSNATATTQKVIETLDDSFEPSEANLFKLSAGNIFLNQHATDKEQAIRFAGEQLVKGGYVEPEYVEAMLEREKLSSTYLGESIAVPHGTIEAKDRVLKTGVVFCQYPEGVRFGEEEDEVARLVIGIAARNNEHIHVITSLTNALDDDSVIERLSKTTDVQEVLDLLGGKK